Proteins found in one Impatiens glandulifera unplaced genomic scaffold, dImpGla2.1, whole genome shotgun sequence genomic segment:
- the LOC124918465 gene encoding uncharacterized protein LOC124918465 isoform X1, giving the protein MDQLPGREQEFLVDLESDGGLSDNEFTKVCGEYSSFDESGKGGIGIHLKKLGDEEEEEEEKMKKKNKEKRKSMSSANYNKPPRRPPRYPKTALSLDAADQRLIKEISRIAMIKHARDERMKALKKMKAAKASSSSSTGNLFAMITTLLFCLVLIFQGMSSSKRLTINIQSPHPSWAAENHIVSVNDPSNTSSTTSNATPSGSLDSLKRSLTLEPQEDDKRSVG; this is encoded by the exons ATGGATCAACTACCTGGAAGAGAACAGGAGTTTCTTGTGGATCTTGAGAGTGATGGGGGTTTGAGTGATAATGAATTCACCAAAGTTTGCGGTGAATATTCTAGTTTTGATGAATCAGGGAAGGGTGGAATTGGGATTCATCTGAAGAAGTTGGGTGatgaggaggaagaagaggaggagaagatgaagaagaagaacaaggagAAACGTAAAAGCATGAGTTCTGCTAATTATAATAAACCTCCTAGACGACCACCCAGATATCCAAAAACAGCTTTATCACTTGATGCTGCTGACCAGAGGCTAATAAAGGAGATCTCTCGTATTGCCATGATAAAACATGCTAGGGATGAGAGGATGAAGgcattgaagaagatgaaggcTGCCAaggcatcatcatcatcatcaactgGAAACTTGTTTGCCATGATAACCACCCTCCTCTTCTGTCTTGTTCTCATTTTTCAAG GTATGTCAAGTAGTAAAAGACTCACAATAAACATCCAGAGTCCCCATCCATCATGGGCAGCCGAAAACCATATCGTCTCAGTTAATGATCCAAGTAACACGTCCTCAACGACCAGTAATGCCACTCCCTCTGGATCTCTCGA TTCTCTGAAGCGGAGTTTGACCTTGGAGCCCCAAGAGGATGATAAAAGATCTGTAGGATGA
- the LOC124918465 gene encoding uncharacterized protein LOC124918465 isoform X2, with the protein MDQLPGREQEFLVDLESDGGLSDNEFTKVCGEYSSFDESGKGGIGIHLKKLGDEEEEEEEKMKKKNKEKRKSMSSANYNKPPRRPPRYPKTALSLDAADQRLIKEISRIAMIKHARDERMKALKKMKAAKASSSSSTGNLFAMITTLLFCLVLIFQGMSSSKRLTINIQSPHPSWAAENHIVSVNDPSNTSSTTIL; encoded by the exons ATGGATCAACTACCTGGAAGAGAACAGGAGTTTCTTGTGGATCTTGAGAGTGATGGGGGTTTGAGTGATAATGAATTCACCAAAGTTTGCGGTGAATATTCTAGTTTTGATGAATCAGGGAAGGGTGGAATTGGGATTCATCTGAAGAAGTTGGGTGatgaggaggaagaagaggaggagaagatgaagaagaagaacaaggagAAACGTAAAAGCATGAGTTCTGCTAATTATAATAAACCTCCTAGACGACCACCCAGATATCCAAAAACAGCTTTATCACTTGATGCTGCTGACCAGAGGCTAATAAAGGAGATCTCTCGTATTGCCATGATAAAACATGCTAGGGATGAGAGGATGAAGgcattgaagaagatgaaggcTGCCAaggcatcatcatcatcatcaactgGAAACTTGTTTGCCATGATAACCACCCTCCTCTTCTGTCTTGTTCTCATTTTTCAAG GTATGTCAAGTAGTAAAAGACTCACAATAAACATCCAGAGTCCCCATCCATCATGGGCAGCCGAAAACCATATCGTCTCAGTTAATGATCCAAGTAACACGTCCTCAACGACCA TTCTCTGA